The nucleotide window gatataTAAAATGTTATAATGTTGGATAAGCTTATAAATCATATCACTCGACTTTCACTAACCaatgtggaattttttttttttttgtagtctTAACATGCTTTGCCTCTATAAAGTCCAAAAATGATAgtagaaaattttaaaagagtGTTGAAACAGCTTGTCGGCGTTAAGGCTAAGAAAATTCTACGTGATATAtatccatacatatatatataatattagtaCATTATCCATGTTCATTGTCTGTTAAAACTTGGGGTATATATTATGATCGGGGTTGCTTtagtgttaaaaaaaaaatgaggaatcAAGGttactaaaataaataaataacaatgtTTTGTTGCCACATATCGATTGGACTCGTGTTGAAATGGAAAAGGACATAACATTGTGTTACTTGTAgcttataaaagaaaaacaaaaataaaggcATTGATTCAAAAATGATACATATCTTAGTCATTCTAGTGGCTGACATGTCACTTTTTGGTTCAATCATTAGGTTTTGTGGACCCCTACAATTACATCAATCAAGTGACAAGATGAATAATTGGGATGATTTAATTTCATtaactgcaatttcaaacattttttgtATTGTTCTGTATTAATGAATCGGATATATACCTACATGTGATCACTAATTGGGTTGGATACATGCAAGAAAGTAAAATAAGAGAATTTGTATgcgtatatgtatgtatgtatgtataaccGGACTCGGTTTGTGGATATATAGCATTaccaaataaaagaaagttatAAAAATAAGTAAACTATTATTATATAATGGAGTAGatttcagttttctcgagcagTTCACAAATCAATCTAGTACACCCCCTGTCTAGATAGTAGATAATATAGGAAATTGGGTCCATCTCATAATTAATGTATAACTATTTTAATCCGCATTTATttaaatacatatattataCCAAAAATGTGAGATATGAAAAGGGTATATGATCCGACGGCCAAAAATGAATCCAGTCATCCAAGTTATTCAAGTACAACTAATAAAGAATGTAAAATAGCATGAACTCTTGTATCTTTATCATTGGATATAAACTGTTATTTCTGAAACTCGAACTACAAAAGAATCAGCGAAGTTCACACAAGTGCacgtatatatattttgtatatatatttttatgtgtgtgtgtatatatatatatatatgtatacatgaattctcctatgtggaccaaaaagtgtggaccaagtttgtggaccaaaattcaatagttgtaataaaccacaacataagtgggggccacacatttattatgggacccattacatctatggttgaaaaacaagtccacaaacttggtccacacttttggtctacataggagaatttctgtatatatatatatatatatgtttggataTTTAAACTATGATATTTGAAAAGTTTACTTTCACTTATTATCTAATAGTAATGAACAATACACAATAACCTTGAAATTAtacattttattattgttaatattaaacAATAACACATAACAATACTTATGTGTTCTAGTTAtccatttatatataatttagttttcattaattttaatatatatttatgttgacTTTTTGAGTTAATTTATGAGACCAAACATTAAATGATGTTCATCGATAATATCATTTAGGTTGTATTATTATAAAATAGTCCTAACAATTTTGTTGGAGTCACTGCCCTGAACCCCcactaaatttttttcaaataaatcaaaatgcaTTAGCCCAACCCATCATCAATTTCTAGCTCTCCCCTGTCCATAGTGGTTAGGTTAGTGTTTTGACGCTGGTCTTTAGATCTGACCTGCATATAGAGTCCTGTCAAGCATGTGTGCGGTGTATGATTCAATTCATTCCGAGCCGCTCGTGGGTGTCCCTCGTTTAAATCTATTTTATTTGATATAATTACCCcgcgtgttttttttttccacttgtTCATTAGATCGGAGTTGTTTCGATCTGTGTTACTGAAAACATTATCGCGAGGCCTGTGTCTCGGTAAGTTGGTTGCACTCGTTTCGAGTTGCATTCTCAGGGTTGGTGTGAGCATCCCTTGTACGAGGTTTTATTATTAGAGTAATACGACATTAACTCAAAATAAGACCATCATTTTACTCCCAAATTTATGTGATATcgaaatagtcattgattacaAATACACATGTAGGGTCTACTTaatatccaacactccatattaattGGGGGTCacattttgagggtctcaagtattatttttattattaataaaaatattgattataaaacaattaagaatgaaaaaatgtaaattttgtgagaaaattttcaatttaaaggAGTGAAACCAAAGATCTCGAGgggttcaaaagaaaaaaatcataataattTTTAGCCTATTTCTTTTATACTCACTTATTAATTATTGAGGAAGGGACTAATATTCGCTTTAAATAGAgtgttgtgaaaaaaaaaacaaaatagagaaacAATCAACGGTTGAGATTGCAATTGGAGATCCATCATAATCCCCTTTCCTTATTTCCTCGGGTTGACCCGAGTAATCCGCTGAAATACAATTTCGTAATAAtttgagaaaaacttgccttTCAACAGAACCAAAACCGCGTAAAAACCAGCAGTTCAGCACATTTCATTTTTGAGGAGAACAGCCGTTTACATTTCATTTCCACATATACAAAAGGAATATGGAAAAGCTAACTGGTTTCGAGTGATTGACTATGAACACAAGAAAATCAATATTAGTGCCAttagaagagagaaagagagaatataAGAAAGAGACAAGAGTCCCGAAAGAGAGGGTGGAggagattttaaattttaattgaatATTGTGAttggaaggaaaagaaaaaaaagaatcaagatGGTATCTTTTTATAACTGGAAGTCTTTGGGTAttccatatttttctttgatgtggacttttttttttttttaatcattttggaGTCTTATGAGAAACCCATCTCTCTATATTGTCTTTCTTTATGTGCCTCTCTGTTTTTGCTCTATAAATGACTGGTCATATTTGTTTAAACTCCCCACCCAATACTTGTCTTCCCTGGTATTTCTTTTGTTATGCAAAGTGAGCATAAGCTTTTAGAAGTTAAAATGGAGGAATTGGATTTTGTTTGGACTTATGAGGAGGTGGGTTTCTTTTACTTTGCCTTTTTGGTTATTGTACTTCTGTGGGTCTTGTCTGTTCTGACATTCAAGCCCTgtgtttcttcttcatttgtcTAATCAATATGATTTTTCAGTGTCTTTTATATCATACCCATCTTGATATTTTACTCAATTGTGATTCATATTTATGTTAATTAGTCTCCCAAGCTGAATTGTTGCAAGACGACTTgagtttttttcttgaaaatcttCAGTTTATCAACTGTTTGACGAAATGCCTACTTTAAACTGACTAATCTGTTATAACATTTCAGGCAATTGAAGATTTGAAGCAGAATCTTCTATACACAACCATTGAATTAGAGTCACTGAAAAAAGAAGCAAGTGAAAAGATACAAAAACAGAAGGAAGATATGAAGTGTTTGATCAATCTTGTAAGAATTGCTTACCAACAAAGAGATGAAGCAAAAGAACAGCTGCAGCTACTACTAATCAAGAAATTCAATCCTTCAAGCCCTACTGAGCTTAATCCAATCCTTCCTCATACCCAACTAGAAAGTCCACTTTTATTGCCAGCAAAAGCAAATTCAAGCGTAACTGAATCCAACAGTTTATCTGAGACTTATCATAGTCACTACTCACATGGCTCTCCCCCTGTTGATTCCTTTTACAATCCTGTTTCATCGCCCGATTTCTCGACCATCAATGTAGTTGATTCTAGAAAATTGGGTGCTTTTGTGAATCAACCATTTGTTCTGGACGTCAATGGCTCAAACCCCTCATCAGTTTTAGTCTCTTCAGGAGTGCCTAAGATTGATAGAGCTACTTCTGTTATTGACAGTTTTGCTAAGGGAAAAACTTTGCCTCAAAAGGGTAAGTTGATGAAATCAGTGATGGAGGCCGGTCCTCTGCTTCACACACTTCTTCTTGCTGGTCCACTTCCTAGGTGGAGGAATCCTCCTCCAATTCAACCATTCAAAATTCCTCCTGTTACCATTTCTGAGACTCTGAACAAAAATCCAAATGGAGCTGCTGCTAATCCAAGCGGAATTGTTCAGAAATCAATTAGTCCACCGATAATATTTAACTTGTCTTCTCAAATGTGTTCAGCATCAATGTTAAGTATTGTTTCTTCTCCTAGTTCAGGCCATAACAACGGATTGCTGTCCTCTGGTGCCCTTACGACCAATCAAGTCCCTGCTACCAAGCGACAAAGGTTTCATTGATgtctttaacattttttattgccatttttgtaaaaatttaaTGCAGTATTCGAAAGAGTAAAATGGATacccttttttttgggtttgaatgACATAAAGTCAAATTATGCACTGATGCATTCTTCTCCCGGTCGAGTTAATTGATCTTTCTTTCTAGATTCATTTGCGTAAAAGTAGTTGTTTATAAAATGTCTTCAAGTCTGCTGATAGCTCAGTTCAAGAAGAAGAACGATGCAGAAGAAtcaatttgattttgaagaagGTGAAGGTGAAGGTGAAGGTGAAGGTGAAGGTGAAGGTGAAGGTGAATGTGATGAGGGTTGTTGAGACATTTTGTCGAACACTTGATAGGCGTACGCAATTTCACAACATAACACCTCAAATCTTAGCATGAACCAGCtcgtataaaattaaaaaaaaacaaacaaacgagAAAGCCACAGCAATATCTCACAAGCATACAAATGACCATTATACGTCACCAACATCAGTTAATCTACACATTTTCATGAATAAAACGAGGCTACGCAAtgggtgccggggctctgctgtaataaaattacagcaggccccgctgtaatgacagtttgggataaaaaaaaattttattttattttgaaaaaattataaatgtgtagtttatggtctaacgaatctaacggtatattttttgttcaaaacaaaaatcatatgctatatgaaaaatgcttaacaattttagaccgtcggatataaactcaaaacatttagGTGTctggatcacgatgaatttgatttttgtttcgaacaaaaaatataccgttggattcgttagatcataaactacacatctataattttttcaaaataaaacaaaaaaattttttgtCTAAAAGTGCCATTacagcggggcctgctgtaattttattacagcagacccctgccacccctATGCAATACTAAGAGTTCAACGACTCACGAAGTAAACTATAAACTAGACAAAGGAGCAACATGAATGAACAACAAGATCTCAGATCAGCCCCCCCAACACTTTGAAGCAAACCCAAATACTCTGAAGCAGGTTAAATCGCAAGCCGACCTTGTTGACCTTGAGTGGCTGCACCAGGCACCGGCTGTGCcatatcaaattttatttttgagacCAAAATTGATTTTCAGACTTAAATTTAGTAGCACCCGTAATTATTGCAAAGAGATCCGACAATCCAAAACCAAGGGTTCAAAGGGAAAAtcattatataatattttaatgaagTAATAGCACATTTATTTGATTCTCATTTATTACCAATGGAAGGGTCTTCCCTGTTACTTGAGGAAGGGGCTAATgaggatttggaaagaaaatattcgcattaaatagagtttgattatagaaaaaaagagagagaaacaaatcaGTGGTGGGGATTGCGATGTACATTCATCACAAGCACTAAAATTGATTAATTTAAGGGAAATTCCAAAAAATAAGGTTTATGTGCCTTTCTGTTTTGCTCCATAAGTAACTCACTAGTCATCTTTGTCTGAACTCTCCCAACCAATACCTTTGTTctctggtttttcttttttcttcttttttttggacaTAGAGAAGCTCTTAGGTGATGGAGGAATTTGAATCCAATATTTGGCCTTATGAAgaggtgggtttttttttttccttctcatcaACGATGATTTTTCACTATACACGTGATGGATTCCCggtgatgttctcatagactcgtatagccgatcccaaacttttgagataaaggatcggatgataatgatgatgaacgatgatttttcactgtttttttttaacaataccCATGTTGATCTTTTACTCATGTTTGGTTAATATTACTGTTGCTTTGATGTCAAGTTATCTGTTTTGCAATCTATCAAGCACACTCTCTTGCATTATATGCAGAAGTTAATGAATTTGTTTCTGTATGATTGATTAATTGACTGTGTTTGTCTCTGCCATGATTAAGAATTTCTCACTATTAAAGTTAATCAATTTTCCCCTTTATGTCTCTTGCAGTAACTGTTTGATGAAATCCCTGACTGAAGAATCTGTTATTGAATTACAGGCTATTGAAGAGTTGAATCGGAGACTTCTGTACAGATCCATTGAATTAGAGTCGCTGAAAAAGGAAGCAAGTGAACAAATACAAAGGCAGAATGAACATATAATGAATTTGATTGAACTTATAGGATTTGCTTACCAACAAAGAGATGATGCCAAGGACCAATTGCAGAGACTGCTCCACATACTCAAAAGCCCTTCTCAACTGAATCCAATCCTTCCTCATAACTATTCACAAAGTCATCTTTTGATGCCAGAATATGCAGACTCAAGCATGACTGAATCCAATAGTTTCACTGAGACTTATAATGCTGTGCCTTCACCCAATTTCTCGACCGTCAATGTAGTTGATTCTAGACAATTGTGTACGTTTGTGAATCAACAACCCTTTGTTCAGGACTTCAATTGCTCAAATCCGTCAGGTTTAGTCACATTGGGAGTGCCTAAGATTGACAGAGCTACTGCTGTTATTGACAGTTTGGTTATGGGAAAAGCTTTGCCTCAGAAGGGTGAATTGAAGCAAGCTGTGATGGATGCAGGTCCTCTGCTTCAAACACTTATTGTTGCAGGTCCAGCTCCCAGATTGAGTAATCCTTCTTCAATTCAACCCTTCAAAATTCGTCATGCTACCATCCCAAGTTCCGCGGCTGGGAGCCAAAATCCAAATGTAGCTGCTTCTGCTGCATCAATGTTAAGTAATGTTTCTTCTCCTAGTTCAAGCCAGAACGACCAGTTGCTGTCCTCGGTATGTTGTAACCCTACTACCAAGCGACAGAGGTTTCATTGATgtcttaaaatattttttaattcatttttttagaaaatctaATTCAGCTGTCAAAGGTTTTAACTTTCAATTGGATATACCCTTTTATTCTGTCTGAATTCATTTGCATAATTCTTTACTTTGTCACAATAGATAATGAGTGAAGTGAGTAGAAGTAGAAATAGTGGATTTGAATTTGGTGTTTAATGTTATGGGTTGGTTGCAAATAtagttttatgttttcatgttaATGAGATATCCCTCGTATGGATTCCTATATATAAAGCCAAGCCCTTAGCCCTTTTTCCTTGGGCTCAAATACTATCAAGTGAAAAGGTGTaagggagaaacaaagtcgtacgGACCCGACATATCTACGGGAAATAGATAACCTAATATGAGTCCGaagtatccacgggaaccggacaacacaaaacggacaatattgttggcatCTATGGGGATGTGGATTTACAGCATTTCATTAACATTATGAAGCCCGAAACTTTGTGAATGGCCAGAAACAAAGTAAGAAGTTGACAGAATTGTTCCAAGGAATAAGTAGGACGTTAAAGTCGTACAAAATCAATGAAGAGATGGACTAATAGATGACAATGCTTAAACTTTGGTATCATCTTAGCAGACTTAATTAGCTTGATGACAGCATCTATATATCATTAACATTGGAATTTTTGGATGATAACTAGCTGTTCCTACGAAAAGGAAACTTTAATGGGTAGTCTTGTGCCCATATACGTTGCAGCTTTACTTCAATCgtttcatctatatatattttttggacaTTCCCTTGGAGCCTCTCTGGTAAATGTAGGGAGGCTAACCATCACAACTTCTGTTGATGGCTTTAGCTGCCGTTTTTGGCATCAGCTTTCTCTCATTGTGTGTTACTTCAGACTACCAGATCAAATTTGCTTCTCAACTAACAGAATAGGCATCTGGTTCCAAAACAACCCGGAATGATGCCAACGCTGATATTTCACCCCAGTTTCACAGCTTTGGACTAGAACCCTCAATCGTATAATCTCTTCATATGCTTCAGTTCAAGAAGAATGAATCAGAAGCTGctgaaaataaaattgatttcaGCTGAGCAATTTGCTATGGTGAAGTTGAAGGAGGTGAAGAGTGGTCAAGACATCTGCCTATCTGGGCTCATGCCTTCCACATAACTTGCTTTCATAGATGGTCACAGGGTGACTCTGACTGCCCTCGCTGTAAGTCGTGTCTATAACTTCGGTATTGACCAGGAATGTTCTGTTCATATAACTTCTGATAACTTACAGATATAATAATCATTCAAAAACATGCCAAACCATGGCACAAGAACTAGAATCTGGGGATTAAACTTCATGCCTACACTGTCCCAATGTCAGATCAATAAAGACACAAAATAAACAGCCTTCAATGGCACAAAATTACAACTTTCAACTAAATTTCCAAGTACCATGGCTCAAAGTTCCAACATAACTGTCTCATTCTGGATAaccggaaaaaaaaagaaggaaaattgctcagaaatgacCATGCATGGCTTAAATGATTCCAATTTTGTTCGCCacatccaaagcatcatagtctGGCGTCAACCTAACATATGCTTTCTTGGTACCATCAGGCCTGCAcaacacaaaatcatgaaatgtTACTAACCCTTGAACTTTTGAAGAGAAGTAGAAAACACAAAGCACCTTTCctacaaataaaacttggtAACTCCAATAGCATGTGAGATGTTAATTGATGGAAAGGTCTCTTCTTTATGCGCATTTATTTGTGAATTAAAAAAGCTATCTACCCAGAACAATAAAGATCACAGAAACACAGAAAAAAAGGTTCCAAATCAACCACCAAGTATTCTGCATCTCAAGTACTCAAATACAATTGTAAGA belongs to Tripterygium wilfordii isolate XIE 37 chromosome 2, ASM1340144v1, whole genome shotgun sequence and includes:
- the LOC120016166 gene encoding uncharacterized protein LOC120016166 — encoded protein: MQSEHKLLEVKMEELDFVWTYEEAIEDLKQNLLYTTIELESLKKEASEKIQKQKEDMKCLINLVRIAYQQRDEAKEQLQLLLIKKFNPSSPTELNPILPHTQLESPLLLPAKANSSVTESNSLSETYHSHYSHGSPPVDSFYNPVSSPDFSTINVVDSRKLGAFVNQPFVLDVNGSNPSSVLVSSGVPKIDRATSVIDSFAKGKTLPQKGKLMKSVMEAGPLLHTLLLAGPLPRWRNPPPIQPFKIPPVTISETLNKNPNGAAANPSGIVQKSISPPIIFNLSSQMCSASMLSIVSSPSSGHNNGLLSSGALTTNQVPATKRQRFH